ttaacagaattactttcccttaattttaactaatttatattctaataggcatatttggctagtggctactgtaattGACAATGCAGCTCTAGGGCCTTGGGGATAACGGATTTAGCTAGACAGCGATGGAGGGAAAGCAGGGATAGTTTAAGTCCTCATGAGGCCctgtgggatggggctggggtggatGTCCTCACACAACCACAGAACACTTCTCTTGTCTCTTTATTCCTCATGCATATCTGTCCCCTGATATCCCCACTCCTTGATGGTCTCCGGTGAGTTGTTGGATGTCTCTCGGTGAAGGCGCCTGGGAGACAGAGCTTCGCATTTGTCCCTGCCCGCTCTGAACTGTCTCTGGCGGGCGTCGAAGACCACATGCCCTAGCCGGGTTCCTGACCCAGGACAGTAGGGCTTCCAGCTGGTCTTGGGAGGCGTAGACATCTGGCGATAGTTCTGGCAGGCTGGAGGAACTGTATCCATGGGGTGGTACACCCAGTCTTGGCTGCCTGCTCGCCGGGAGGATGATTGCAGCTCAATCAGCACAGGTACCTCTGAGAAGGTTTGCAGGTCATTGTAGGTCAACTGAGCCTTGGGAGAGCAGGAGTTCTGACTGGGTGGGACAGAAGTCCATGGTATGTGCTGCCCTGCATCCTCCTTTCGAGGAACTGCCTCAGACCTAAATAGCTTTGGGGTCTGATGTGGGCCCAAAGCTTGGACAGAGTCAGTTCCTAGAGGGTTCTTGTGGAGGCCTGGATTTGGGGTAAGGCCTGGGTTTCTGGAAACCCTACACTCTCTTGCAGGGCCTGGGGTCCTTTGGAGGACAGAGCCTTGGTTGAGGCCTAGACTCTCACGAAGTTCAGGGGGTTGGGGCTGGTTTGGGGTTTGGGACGTAGTGGAtaactggggagggatggggccctgggaagagagggcagacggaggagacttggaggttgggggaaaggtggggggttgTATTAAGGCGGagggcttctggtggttgctgtgtTGATGAAGGACAAAGGATCTGGGAGaaacaagaggcagagaaagagtgcATGGTGGAGGCATGGCGCATGGTGAGCTCTGGGCACTGGTTGGAGAATGGAAGCAAGGTTGAGAAGGTGCAGCATCCTTGGAGTACACCAGGAATTTGGGGTAGACTGGAGCCTGGGGGTCCGTGTTTCTCTTCTCAGAACTGCAAGGATGGAAGCTGCAGTAAGGGAAGGTCTTGGACTGCACAAATTTGTCTTTGGCATCATTTGAGATCTTCCATTCCATATTCCCCAACTCCAGGTAACCCAGTATGGATCCTGTGGAGGGCTTGGCACTGTCCCCACTACACTGCTTCAGTGTTTGCTCAGCTGTACCAGAGCTCACCAGACCATGCCCCTCTTGGGGCCTGGAGACGGTACCCAAGTCCTTTCTGGAGTACCCAGAGTTCTGAGGGGGACACACATGGTCCACGTTCTGCTTTACCCTGCGGGCATCGTAGACCACCTGGCCGGAGGAGAGGCCTTGGCTGAAGGCAGACAAGGTAGAGGGAATAGAAGCTaggatgggggtaggggtggtggaagggactggAGTGGTCGTCAGGGCCATGACCAGCACTGGGACAGAGGTTGTGGCAGAGATCGGGACAGGGGCTGGTGTAGGGGCTAGGGCAGGAGTAGTAGCAGGGGCAGAAGTTGGGGGAGGGACTGGGGCcgaaggtgggggagggaccaGAGTGTTGGCATGGGTATAGGTCAGATGAGCATGGGTCAGGGTGTAGACGGAAGTGTGGCCCAGGGACTGGgctgaggcctgggctggggtaTGGGCTGAGGTATGCTCAGGGCCATGGacctgggcagggctgtgctcaggggtgagggctggggagggggtctgggccTGGGGGGTGGTGTGCTCGGGGGGGTGGAACGTGGAGCAAGTCTGGGCCTGAGGTGGGGCCTGCTCAGAGGGGTGGGTAGAGGAGAAGGTCTGGGCCTTGGCAGGTGTGCGCCCAGTGGGGTCCACTGGGGAgaaggcctgggcctgggcggAAGTGTGCTCATGGGCGTGGCCTCGGGAGCAGCTCTCGGCCTGGGGGGGGGTGTGCTCAGGGGGGTGGGCTGAGGAGAAGGTCTGGGCCTTGGCAGGAGCATGCGCAGGGGGCTGAACTGGGGGGCGGGTCTGGGcccgggctggggcctgggctgggtcatAGTCTGGGGTCTTCGTCTTGCTCTCTTGGGGCAGGCGGAGTGGAAGCACGTCCACCTTGCTCATCCTGCGGAGCTTGGAAGATGTCTCTTGCCTGGAGTAAAAGGTGGCTCGGGACTTTAAGGCTGTGACCGGAGGGGCCTCGCCAGCTCCCACTACCCCCTCCTTCCACAGTCCCCGTGGAGCCTCCATGGGAGCCCCAGCCCGTCCACACTGAGGCGGCATCCAGCAGCACCCAGAAGCCTTCTCATTTTTTGTGTCTGGTATCCACGAGTCAAGGTGGTTTGGGTGCCCGAGCAGGAAGCTTGGGCGATGGCGGAAGCGGGAAGACACGCTTGAGCGCAGGTTCATGGGATCCACGGAGCAGCGCATGCACATGCGATGGCTGCCTACACAGCTGGCTTGCTTGTCTGCGGGGAAAGGCGAGATGGGACAGGGCCTGGGTTCCTGAGGGGCTGAGAATCGAGGCAGGGATAGAAGAAAGGGGACAGGCCCACATCCCCTGAGCCCACGCTGGCGCCCACTCACCTTTGGGGAAAACACGGTGAAAAAGCGTCCGCAAGGAGCGCTTCAGAGGCCTCCAGAGctgagggaagcaggggaggggggaggccggGAGCAGGGTGAGCCCTGAAATCCACCCCTTGTCCGGCCACACCCCagcagccctcccacctcagccccTTCAAGACCCCAGGGCTCCCCCAACCCCACTGCCCAGATCCTGCCCTGACCAGAGTCACCACGTTGATCCCCACGTTGAGCAAGATGAAGCTGCCCAGGATCAGAAGAATTGAGTCTCCTAGTTCCTGGCATTTCCTGGGGTTGGTGCCAGAGCACGGCTGGGCTCGGTCGTGGGTTTGCTCACCCATGGCCGCGGGTCCCAGGACTGCCTGGGCCCCCTGGCCTCCACATACTCACTGGGAGCCAGAGGGGGAGAAGGACTGGGTCATAATGGGGCAGGTGGTTggggtcacaatgagggagggggaggaaaaggagggcCCAGGGTGGCATTCGCTGGTAACTAGGGTCAGGTAAGCTGAGCCTGGACAGTCAAACAGGGCCCGGAGGCCGGCCCACCTCCCCTCGAGCGGTCAATCATTCACTCACCACCCTGTGACTCACTTGTTCAAATGACACATTCCATCTCTTGGCCGCTCCTGAGACTAGGAAGACCTTGGCCTCAGAGCCCTGGGGAAGGCCTGGCTGGAGTCCAGAGCCTCAGCCTTCTTCATGCCCTTCACTGGGCGTGGAGCTGGACCTGCCCAGATGTGGAACCTCCCAGTTTGGAAGCAGCTTCTTGTATGAGGCTCTTTGGGGACAGGGACAGCTGAGACACAGAGGAGGTGCCCAGAGACCAGTGGTTTGGAGTCTGCAGCTGCAGATCTACTTAGTGCATGGTATCGGACCAGGAGGGGCTTGCTGGCAGGACTGTGGCCACTAAACCAAGGGGACCCTCGGGCCAAGAAGGGGACACTGGCTTCTTATTGCAGGAAGCCAagggcagggacccaggctggCAGAAGGAGTGGCGCTTCCAAGCCACAGACCACCAATGTTTCCTGGACTCTTGCACTCTTTATTCCTCTCTCCATGCcctgccgccccccgcccccgcccccgtttGCTGCTGGTCAGTTCATTTTCCCAGTCTGGCTCCCGTGCAGAGGGGGCCTCGAGGCCGAGGTGGAAGGCGGCAGCGAGTTGGCCCGCGCTCGGCTCTCCCGCACTTGCCGCTTCAGCTCCAGGCTGTCATACACCTGGTAGTTGGCATTGCCCCCCGGGTTCCGGCTGAGTGGCATGAAGGTGGGCCGGGGCGGAAGGTGCTCGGTAGCCTGGACgtcgggcaggggctgggaggagcggACGAGCAGGGCTGAGCTGGGAGCCGGGGCCCGCCGGTCCGAGGCCTCGGCCAGCACCGTGAGGGAGGCGGAGGTGGTCAGAGGGCGCCGCACGGGCAGCATCTCGGCCCATTCGGCCGCCCGGCGCCGTACCTCGTGCGGATCCCGGGAATAGTTCAAGTGTTCCGTGGAGGGGTGCGGGCTGCCGTTGGGCTGTCTGTGAGCACAGCTGGGGAGGCTCCGTTTGTGGGCCTGGGGGGAGTTGCGCTGCCGGGCTTCGGGCCGGCAGCCCCGAGGCACCAGAGCGGATGGAGGCTCAGAGCCTTCCAGACCACGCCGCCGCTGATTCCAGGAGTCATACGGGAGCTGGCCCCTTGAGGGGTAAGTGCTGTGCCCCCCAGGGACCCACGAGGGGTTAGGGGGCAGCCGTCGGGGAGGTGGTGG
This Balaenoptera acutorostrata chromosome 20, mBalAcu1.1, whole genome shotgun sequence DNA region includes the following protein-coding sequences:
- the LOC130705921 gene encoding uncharacterized protein SPEM3-like, with translation MGGRAAGVWPDKGWISGLTLLPASPLPCFPQLWRPLKRSLRTLFHRVFPKDKQASCVGSHRMCMRCSVDPMNLRSSVSSRFRHRPSFLLGHPNHLDSWIPDTKNEKASGCCWMPPQCGRAGAPMEAPRGLWKEGVVGAGEAPPVTALKSRATFYSRQETSSKLRRMSKVDVLPLRLPQESKTKTPDYDPAQAPARAQTRPPVQPPAHAPAKAQTFSSAHPPEHTPPQAESCSRGHAHEHTSAQAQAFSPVDPTGRTPAKAQTFSSTHPSEQAPPQAQTCSTFHPPEHTTPQAQTPSPALTPEHSPAQVHGPEHTSAHTPAQASAQSLGHTSVYTLTHAHLTYTHANTLVPPPPSAPVPPPTSAPATTPALAPTPAPVPISATTSVPVLVMALTTTPVPSTTPTPILASIPSTLSAFSQGLSSGQVVYDARRVKQNVDHVCPPQNSGYSRKDLGTVSRPQEGHGLVSSGTAEQTLKQCSGDSAKPSTGSILGYLELGNMEWKISNDAKDKFVQSKTFPYCSFHPCSSEKRNTDPQAPVYPKFLVYSKDAAPSQPCFHSPTSAQSSPCAMPPPCTLSLPLVSPRSFVLHQHSNHQKPSALIQPPTFPPTSKSPPSALSSQGPIPPQLSTTSQTPNQPQPPELRESLGLNQGSVLQRTPGPARECRVSRNPGLTPNPGLHKNPLGTDSVQALGPHQTPKLFRSEAVPRKEDAGQHIPWTSVPPSQNSCSPKAQLTYNDLQTFSEVPVLIELQSSSRRAGSQDWVYHPMDTVPPACQNYRQMSTPPKTSWKPYCPGSGTRLGHVVFDARQRQFRAGRDKCEALSPRRLHRETSNNSPETIKEWGYQGTDMHEE